In Actinoplanes octamycinicus, the genomic window TCGATCCGGTCGCCGGAGTCGGGCGGCACCCACGCGCCACCGATGTAGAGCTGTTCGCGGAATTCCGACGTCATCGGCGTACCCCTTGGTCGTAGTGATCGGACAGGCCGGCGATGAGCACGTCCAGCCCGAGTTCGAAGGCGCCCTCGTCGACCGCGGCGCGGTGGGCCGCCAGCTCGTGGGCGCGGTGCAGGTGCGGATAGGTGTCGTAGAGGCCCGGGTCGTCGGCGAAGCCGAGCGCGAACGAGCCGAGCGCCGACCCGGTGATCAGGTAGCGCATCAGCGCGCCGATGTGGGTGGCCCGGGACCGGGACCAGCCGGCGTCGATCAGCGCGCCGTAGACCGCCTCGGCCATCGCCAGCCCGTGCGGCCGCCGGCCCGGCCCGGTGGCCAGCACCGGGACGATGTTCGGGTGGGCGGCGAGCACCGCGTGGTACGACTTCGCCCAGAGCCGCAGCCCCTCGCGCCAGTCGCAGTCGGCGAACACCCCGATGTCCACCTGGGCCACCACCGCCTCGGCGACCGCGTCGACGATCTCCGCCTTGGTGGCGAAGTGGTTGTAGAGCGACGGGCCCTGCACGCCGAGCTCGGTGGCGAGCCGCCGCATCGAGAGCGCGTCCAGGCCCTCGGCGTCGATCAGGGCGGACGCGGCCTCGACGATGCGCTCCCGGGTCAGCAGCGCCTGCCGGGGCCGGGCCATATGGCAACTCCCTGGAAATTCGGAATCAGCACTGGACGCGCAAAAACTTACGCCGCTAGTTTATGCGCAAGCTGCGACGTACATCACTCGGAGGCGATCCGTATGACGACTTTGTCCCTGGCCACCGTTCTGGCGGAGAGCGCGCGCCGATACCCGGACAAAGTAGCGGTGATCGACGCGGGCGCCCGGATCACCTACCACGAGCTGTGGCAGCAGACCCGGGAGTACGCCGCCGGGCTGCGCGAGCTGGGCATCGGCCCGGGCGACACGATCGCCGTGATGATCCCGAACGTCGCCGACTTCCCCCGGGTCTACTACGCGGCGCTGGCCGTGGGCGCCCGGGTGGTGCCGGTCTCGCTGCTGCTGACCGCCGACGAGGTGGCCTACGTGCTGGCCGACAGCCAGGCCGACCTGCTGGTCACGCACTCGGCGTTCCTGCAGGTGGGCGCGGCGGCGGCGCAGATCTCCGGCACCCCGCTGGCCAACGTCGGCCCGCTGCCGGCCGAGCTGCCCGCCCCGCCGCGGCGG contains:
- a CDS encoding TetR/AcrR family transcriptional regulator produces the protein MARPRQALLTRERIVEAASALIDAEGLDALSMRRLATELGVQGPSLYNHFATKAEIVDAVAEAVVAQVDIGVFADCDWREGLRLWAKSYHAVLAAHPNIVPVLATGPGRRPHGLAMAEAVYGALIDAGWSRSRATHIGALMRYLITGSALGSFALGFADDPGLYDTYPHLHRAHELAAHRAAVDEGAFELGLDVLIAGLSDHYDQGVRR